In Nocardia yunnanensis, one DNA window encodes the following:
- a CDS encoding M3 family metallopeptidase — MSLEPLVLPTAEWADWLDGYVRGRLEVVGEVSGRLREGGGLDTEAVLELWNDADIALRAADSAAGLFAEVHPDGEVRDLGDKLAQDVDRVRTDRDLDRGLYDVVAATDPAGLDATAERMREKVLRDFRRAGVDADAAARARLREISERLAVLEQDFRRAITTDVRTLRLVPEQLDGLPEDFLAAHPPQEDGLVEVNTDYPDYLPFRTFARDAGARRALATQFESRGWPANDAVLHEMLDLRDEKARLLGYAGWPDYDAEVKMIGTGAAIAEFIERISAAAADAGRRDYEALLARRRADDPAAEGIDRSQSGYYTELIRRERFDVDAREVRRYFDFQRVRAGLLEVTGRLFGLEYRPVDVPVWHEEVAAYDVYTDGERRGRIYLDLHPRDGKYKHAAQFELVGGITDRLLPEGVLVCNFSRGLMEHDHVVTLFHEFGHLLHHVLGGRQRWARFSGVATEWDFVEAPSQMLEEWAWDPTILGSFAVDETGTAIPADLVARMRDAHEFGKAITVLTQVGYAAISYGLHRDRPADHTAAVAATLARYSPIAPLPDTHFQTSFGHLSGYTSAYYTYLWSLVIAKDLFSAFDADDLFEPAVAHRYRDRILVPGGTRDAADLAADFLGRPVTFDAFAAWLDRAPGQ, encoded by the coding sequence GAGTCTCGAACCATTGGTGTTGCCGACCGCCGAGTGGGCGGATTGGCTCGACGGGTATGTGCGTGGTCGGCTGGAAGTCGTGGGGGAGGTTTCGGGGCGGCTGCGGGAGGGCGGCGGTCTCGATACCGAGGCGGTGCTGGAGTTGTGGAACGACGCCGATATCGCACTGCGCGCGGCGGATTCGGCGGCCGGGTTGTTCGCCGAGGTGCACCCCGACGGGGAGGTGCGGGACCTGGGGGACAAGCTGGCCCAGGATGTCGATCGGGTCCGGACCGACCGGGACCTCGATCGCGGACTGTACGACGTGGTGGCGGCGACCGATCCGGCCGGGCTGGACGCGACGGCCGAACGCATGCGCGAAAAGGTGCTGCGCGACTTCCGGCGCGCCGGCGTGGACGCCGACGCGGCCGCGCGCGCCCGGCTGCGGGAGATCTCCGAGCGACTCGCGGTGCTGGAACAGGATTTCCGGCGCGCCATCACCACCGACGTGCGCACGCTGCGGCTGGTGCCCGAGCAGCTGGACGGGCTGCCGGAGGATTTCCTCGCCGCCCATCCGCCCCAGGAGGACGGACTGGTCGAGGTCAACACCGACTATCCCGACTACCTGCCGTTCCGCACCTTCGCCCGCGACGCCGGGGCCCGGCGCGCCCTCGCCACCCAGTTCGAGAGCCGCGGCTGGCCCGCCAATGACGCTGTGCTGCACGAGATGCTGGATTTGCGCGACGAGAAGGCCCGGCTGCTCGGCTACGCCGGCTGGCCCGACTACGACGCCGAAGTGAAGATGATCGGCACCGGCGCGGCCATCGCCGAATTCATCGAGCGGATCTCGGCGGCCGCCGCGGACGCGGGCCGCCGCGACTACGAGGCGCTGCTGGCGCGCCGTCGGGCCGACGACCCCGCCGCCGAGGGCATCGACCGCTCCCAGTCCGGCTACTACACCGAGCTGATCCGCCGCGAACGTTTCGATGTCGACGCGCGAGAGGTGCGCCGCTACTTCGATTTCCAGCGGGTGCGCGCCGGCCTGCTCGAGGTCACCGGCCGCCTGTTCGGCCTCGAATACCGCCCGGTCGACGTCCCGGTCTGGCACGAGGAGGTCGCCGCCTACGACGTGTACACCGACGGCGAGCGCCGCGGCCGCATCTACCTGGATCTGCATCCCCGCGACGGAAAGTACAAGCACGCCGCGCAATTCGAGCTGGTCGGCGGCATCACCGACCGCCTGCTGCCCGAAGGCGTTCTCGTCTGCAACTTCTCGCGCGGGCTGATGGAACACGATCACGTGGTCACCCTGTTCCACGAGTTCGGCCATCTGCTGCATCACGTCCTGGGCGGCCGGCAGCGCTGGGCCCGCTTCTCCGGCGTGGCCACCGAATGGGACTTCGTCGAGGCGCCGTCGCAGATGCTGGAGGAATGGGCTTGGGACCCAACGATTCTGGGCTCCTTCGCCGTCGACGAGACCGGGACCGCCATCCCGGCCGATCTGGTGGCGCGCATGCGCGACGCCCACGAGTTCGGCAAGGCGATCACCGTCCTCACCCAGGTCGGCTACGCCGCGATATCCTATGGGCTGCACCGTGATCGGCCCGCCGATCACACCGCCGCCGTCGCCGCGACCCTGGCCCGCTACAGCCCGATCGCCCCGCTGCCCGACACCCATTTCCAGACCTCGTTCGGGCACCTGTCGGGATACACCTCCGCCTACTACACCTATCTGTGGAGTCTGGTCATCGCCAAGGACCTGTTCTCCGCCTTCGACGCCGACGACCTGTTCGAACCCGCTGTGGCACACCGATATCGCGACCGAATCCTGGTGCCGGGCGGCACTCGCGACGCCGCCGACCTGGCCGCCGACTTCCTCGGCCGCCCCGTCACCTTCGACGCGTTCGCGGCCTGGCTGGATCGCGCACCCGGCCAGTGA